TAACCAAGATGAGTTGGACCTTTTCCTTGTTCCCTTTTGATAGTTTCTTGAGGCGACTGTTTTCATCAATACCGAGATCGGTTAAAAGGTGTTGGGCTTTTTCGAGATTGAAATCCTGGTAGAAGGTTTTAAAATAGGTTAGAGCATCCTTAACCTTCATCTCTTCATTGAGGTAGGTTGTGTCTGGCAGATAGGAAACGATCGCCTTGGTAGCAGGACTTGGATCCTGTCCATTAATGAGGACACGTCCTTTATTTGGTTGAAGGAGACCATTGATCAGTTTGATCAAGGTTGTTTTTCCGGATCCGTTTGGTCCAAGGAGCCCGACAATCTTTCCAGCTGAGATCTCTAGTGAGATATTGTCAAGTACCGCAGTTGCTCCATATGATTTTGTTACATTTTCAAGTGCTAGTAGTGTCATAGTCTTAAACTCCTTTAATATAGTCGCTTAATACATTTGGCAGTTCTTCTTTTTTGTAGCCAAATTGAAGCATGCAAGAGACGAATTGTTGCAGTTGCTCCTCAGAAAGTTGTTTGCGGGACTGAAGGATGAGGTCCAAATCCTCGGTGACGAATCGACCAGTTGTCCGCTTGCTGTATACAAATCCTTCACGTTCGAGGTCAGACAAGGCGCGCTGAATGGTATTAGGATTGACCCCAGCCTCGCTCGCCAAATCTCTCACGGTAGGGAGCTGTTGGTTGGGTTCCAGTTCATGGGAAACAATCTGTAATTTGATTTTTTCCATAATCTGTAAATAAATCGGTTTTGTATTATCAAATGACCAGGACATCATAGTCTCCTTTCTTTGCCTTTATTGTTCTAATCAAATAATACAATAAAA
This Streptococcus oralis DNA region includes the following protein-coding sequences:
- a CDS encoding GntR family transcriptional regulator, whose amino-acid sequence is MSWSFDNTKPIYLQIMEKIKLQIVSHELEPNQQLPTVRDLASEAGVNPNTIQRALSDLEREGFVYSKRTTGRFVTEDLDLILQSRKQLSEEQLQQFVSCMLQFGYKKEELPNVLSDYIKGV
- a CDS encoding ABC transporter ATP-binding protein, with protein sequence MTLLALENVTKSYGATAVLDNISLEISAGKIVGLLGPNGSGKTTLIKLINGLLQPNKGRVLINGQDPSPATKAIVSYLPDTTYLNEEMKVKDALTYFKTFYQDFNLEKAQHLLTDLGIDENSRLKKLSKGNKEKVQLILVMSREARLYVLDEPIGGVDPAARDYILNTIINNYSPTSTVLISTHLISDIEPILDEIIFLKDGKVVRQGNVDDIRYESGESIDQLFRQEFKA